In Dermacentor variabilis isolate Ectoservices chromosome 11, ASM5094787v1, whole genome shotgun sequence, one genomic interval encodes:
- the LOC142563444 gene encoding uncharacterized protein LOC142563444, translating to MVVPHLPSGSSVLNTVFLHGDVTARPYRVEHFRDALARLSLLPDVVALGAYQMNHLWAVTFNSEGAKAKILQAEAFNVKDHRCVVIDPTNRGVRLKLFWLLHGVQDDDVRVALAAFGKVTEITRDKWKVKGCVDKASTTRSVTLKLKVGVTIEDLPHQLRVGEDVALVHVPGRAPLCLRCRGKGHIRRECRVPRCGLCRRFGHDESQCVRSYANVAGQARSDEAAEHIMDEADAVEATRGSGGDYAIKESTSKETAPAPLADTSQAGKEQTQPAVASKPAFLPEKADSVTAVTLVTTGQQGDKQEDADTEMPAASSVPVKRAHEDSDNQEPRLVGERGEEPPPKAPSTRRGPFKPKPKLPPERSTASALPPP from the coding sequence ATGGTTGTTCCTCATCTGCCATCAGGTTCGAGTGTTTTGAACACAGTATTTCTGCATGGTGATGTCACCGCCAGGCCATATCGCGTCGAGCATTTTCGCGACGCCCTAGCGCGTCTGTCATTGCTGCCGGATGTGGTTGCCCTTGGGGCATATCAGATGAACCACCTGTGGGCCGTTACTTTCAACAGCGAAGGAGCGAAGGCAAAGATTCTGCAGGCCGAAGCTTTCAATGTGAAAGACCACCGCTGCGTGGTTATTGATCCGACCAACCGAGGCGTCAGGTTGAAGCTGTTTTGGCTGCTCCACGGTGTGCAAGACGACGACGTGCGCGTGGCATTAGCAGCGTTCGGAAAAGTGACCGAAATAACCCGCGATAAATGGAAGGTTAAAGGCTGTGTCGACAAGGCTTCAACAACACGGTCGGTTACACTGAAGTTGAAGGTGGGTGTTACCATCGAGGACTTGCCCCATCAGTTGCGCGTTGGTGAGGACGTTGCTCTCGTCCATGTTCCTGGTAGGGCTCCGCTCTGCCTTCGGTGCCGTGGGAAAGGACATATACGCCGTGAGTGTCGGGTGCCACGCTGCGGGCTATGCCGGCGTTTCGGCCACGATGAGAGCCAGTGCGTGCGTAGCTACGCTAATGTTGCGGGCCAGGCACGAAGTGATGAAGCGGCCGAACACATCATGGATGAAGCAGACGCGGTCGAAGCAACCCGCGGAAGTGGGGGAGATTATGCTATCAAGGAGTCAACATCCAAGGAAACCGCACCCGCACCCCTTGCAGATACCAGCCAAGCCGGTAAGGAACAAACCCAGCCGGCCGTCGCATCAAAGCCAGCGTTCCTTCCGGAAAAAGCGGATAGCGTGACTGCTGTAACCCTGGTTACGACTGGGCAGCAGGGCGACAAAcaggaagacgccgataccgagatGCCCGCAGCGTCAAGTGTACCAGTGAAGCGGGCTCACGAGGATTCGGATAATCAGGAACCGAGATTGGTCGGTGAACGCGGCGAGGAGCCTCCGCCGAAGGCACCTTCAACGCGCCGCGGACCGTTCAAGCCCAAACCGAAACTGCCACCGGAACGGAGTACTGCGTCTGCTCTCCCTCCGCCTTAG